In Saprospiraceae bacterium, a genomic segment contains:
- a CDS encoding response regulator transcription factor, giving the protein MIRAILIDDEPRSLKLLVNLIGEYCPQVKLLGIATKVEDAFLLIQNNLPDVIFLDIEMQRETGFDLLNRFSKIQFEIIFTTAFEHYALKAIKFSALDYLLKPIDIEELKLAVAKVEQNGQHQKMNKRLETFMQNMQLAKTDHYQLALPSSDGLNFIQIQDILYLKSDRQYTIFYTKTGEKIVTSKNLGEYEDLLKDFNFFRVHHSSLINLNEAKKYLRGEGGSVIMSNGQEIEVSKRKKEKFLKQFAKK; this is encoded by the coding sequence ATGATTCGAGCTATATTAATTGATGATGAACCCAGAAGTTTAAAATTGCTGGTTAATTTAATCGGGGAGTATTGTCCTCAAGTTAAATTGTTGGGAATAGCTACAAAGGTGGAGGATGCTTTTTTATTAATTCAAAACAATTTACCAGACGTCATTTTTTTGGATATTGAAATGCAGCGGGAAACGGGTTTTGATTTATTAAACCGCTTTTCAAAAATCCAGTTTGAAATCATATTTACAACTGCATTTGAACATTATGCTTTAAAGGCTATTAAGTTTTCGGCTCTGGACTATCTTTTGAAACCTATAGACATCGAAGAACTCAAACTTGCGGTGGCAAAGGTCGAACAAAACGGTCAACATCAAAAGATGAACAAGCGTTTGGAAACTTTTATGCAAAATATGCAGCTTGCGAAAACCGACCACTACCAATTGGCCTTACCTTCGTCTGATGGTTTGAACTTTATTCAAATTCAGGATATCTTATACTTGAAATCGGACCGACAATACACTATTTTCTATACTAAAACTGGTGAGAAAATAGTGACATCCAAAAACCTCGGAGAATATGAAGACCTCTTGAAGGATTTTAATTTTTTCAGGGTACATCATTCCTCCCTGATCAACCTCAATGAAGCTAAAAAGTATCTTCGCGGTGAAGGGGGTTCTGTCATTATGAGCAATGGCCAGGAGATCGAAGTTTCAAAACGAAAGAAAGAAAAATTTCTGAAGCAATTTGCCAAAAAGTAA
- a CDS encoding serine hydrolase — MKKLFFALFILVLDKSAQAQNFNPDLALKLQNKLNELVAGNPITKGVSAGVYVPGQGMWTGASGVSFAGQALTTDMKLGLASNSKLFTAVVMLVLAEKNIITLEDKLSKWLPTYKNVDPNITIRQLLNHTSGVEDMFSTQAQIDSIFKNPSRKWTPQEVLSWIGPKKFAPGAGFYYSNTNYILAGMVADKATGKHISKLIREYILTPLQMNNTYYDLEEAIPGVIAHRWYNSIDYHDTSLVSLHSAVGAAGSLFSTPSDMLMWYSKLMNGEVINSNSLAQMTDFKSPGNYGLGISKILLAAFNKSVWGHGGNTIGYRTRMIYDPCMKVIACGLSNSNPSGVDGVTAILYQVLFENLPACAGAISGNATVCQGQSFITYTVPAILNATSYIWTLPNGFTGSSSTNSITVKVNNTAVSGKIVVVGKNVYGEGAASTLNITVNPMPLAYITSDGSSNICVGGTMNLTANTTASIYSWNTGATTKTINISKGGTYNLTVTNGFGCKSMPASIVIQVMNVPGIPGNISGNLYSNCMATTVFKINKVANASSYTWATDIAGAVVTKVPNSSDTAASISFPVFSSGSIQVTAKNICGSGKVKNLTVYGIPAAANKIFGKLNPCVGATQNYYIANIPGAIKYHWTVPPGTTIISGATTNVIKVLIGNQGGDITVKVENACGLGLQKKITISTPCQLQPEAIKTASLLSIFPNPFYDIFSIEMNHSFSTTGIVQISDIHSKIIWSKEYAVNEGYNVFSVDMSHLKSGLYTLIYITPENMKSIRIVKNE; from the coding sequence ATGAAGAAATTATTTTTTGCATTATTTATTTTAGTTTTAGACAAAAGTGCTCAGGCACAGAATTTCAATCCCGATCTGGCACTTAAATTACAAAACAAGCTAAATGAACTGGTTGCCGGGAATCCAATTACAAAAGGGGTTTCGGCCGGTGTTTATGTTCCGGGTCAGGGCATGTGGACCGGGGCGAGTGGTGTGTCTTTTGCAGGGCAAGCTCTTACTACCGATATGAAATTAGGCCTGGCCAGTAATAGCAAATTATTTACGGCCGTGGTCATGCTTGTGTTAGCTGAGAAAAATATAATAACGCTGGAAGACAAACTCAGCAAATGGCTACCGACTTATAAAAATGTAGATCCAAATATTACCATTCGGCAACTGCTCAACCATACCAGTGGTGTTGAAGATATGTTCAGTACACAGGCGCAAATAGATTCCATTTTTAAAAATCCAAGTCGAAAATGGACACCACAAGAAGTTCTTTCGTGGATTGGCCCCAAAAAATTTGCGCCGGGAGCAGGTTTCTATTATTCGAATACAAATTACATCCTGGCCGGGATGGTAGCTGATAAGGCTACCGGAAAGCACATTTCAAAATTGATCCGGGAGTATATACTTACACCATTGCAAATGAACAACACATATTATGATCTGGAAGAAGCCATTCCGGGAGTCATTGCCCACAGATGGTATAATTCAATTGATTATCACGATACTTCTCTGGTTTCTTTGCACTCAGCAGTTGGTGCAGCGGGATCTTTATTTTCAACGCCTTCAGATATGCTCATGTGGTATTCTAAATTGATGAATGGCGAAGTCATCAATTCAAATTCTTTAGCCCAAATGACGGATTTTAAATCTCCTGGAAATTATGGCCTGGGTATTAGTAAAATTTTGTTGGCTGCTTTTAATAAATCCGTTTGGGGTCATGGCGGAAATACAATAGGTTACAGAACGAGAATGATTTACGACCCATGCATGAAAGTGATTGCATGCGGATTGTCAAATTCAAATCCATCAGGCGTAGATGGCGTCACTGCAATACTTTATCAGGTGCTTTTTGAAAACCTTCCGGCTTGTGCAGGCGCTATTTCAGGAAATGCCACGGTTTGTCAGGGGCAAAGTTTCATTACGTATACCGTTCCTGCTATCCTCAATGCTACAAGTTATATCTGGACGCTTCCAAACGGATTTACAGGAAGTAGTTCAACAAATAGCATTACGGTAAAAGTAAACAACACTGCGGTCTCAGGTAAAATTGTAGTGGTAGGCAAGAATGTATATGGAGAGGGAGCCGCTTCCACATTGAATATTACCGTAAATCCAATGCCTTTGGCATATATCACATCAGACGGCTCGTCCAATATTTGCGTTGGCGGAACGATGAACCTCACTGCAAATACGACAGCAAGCATTTATTCCTGGAATACAGGTGCAACAACAAAAACAATAAATATTTCTAAAGGCGGAACCTACAATCTGACGGTGACCAATGGATTTGGATGCAAGTCAATGCCAGCATCTATTGTGATTCAAGTGATGAATGTGCCGGGAATTCCCGGAAATATTTCAGGTAACCTGTATTCCAATTGTATGGCCACTACAGTTTTTAAAATTAATAAAGTAGCCAATGCAAGTTCGTATACATGGGCTACAGATATTGCGGGTGCGGTAGTAACTAAAGTTCCAAATTCTTCAGACACCGCTGCGAGTATTAGTTTTCCGGTATTTTCAAGCGGCAGCATTCAGGTCACTGCAAAAAATATTTGCGGATCGGGCAAAGTTAAAAACTTGACGGTCTATGGAATTCCAGCAGCTGCTAATAAGATTTTCGGAAAATTAAATCCATGCGTTGGTGCTACCCAGAATTATTATATTGCAAATATCCCGGGTGCAATAAAGTATCATTGGACAGTACCACCGGGCACCACTATCATTAGTGGAGCAACCACCAATGTCATTAAAGTTTTGATCGGAAATCAAGGCGGTGACATCACCGTTAAGGTTGAAAATGCATGTGGCCTTGGCTTGCAAAAGAAAATAACGATTTCAACGCCTTGTCAGTTACAACCCGAAGCAATTAAGACTGCTAGCCTACTTTCTATTTTCCCTAATCCGTTTTATGATATTTTTTCAATAGAAATGAATCATTCTTTTTCAACTACAGGCATCGTCCAAATTTCTGATATTCATAGTAAAATCATTTGGTCAAAAGAGTACGCTGTAAACGAAGGCTACAATGTTTTTTCTGTAGACATGAGCCATTTGAAGAGCGGATTATATACCTTGATTTATATTACGCCAGAAAATATGAAAAGTATTCGGATTGTAAAGAATGAATAG
- a CDS encoding histidine kinase → MSFASLILDLRTLIIGFYGLFIIPVQLLSQVDNASFQHLNIENGLSNNTINSIVQDDEGYIWIATNDGLNKFNGYTSKLFYPNKLDSNNIVNTSLGCSFKDSKGRLWFGANGLILCDPVNESFTTYKYIAGNTRSIPSNDVFCIIEDEHLNIWVGTRSGLVRFDEVQHDFTRFYNDTIGNTYEIYSRNRIIDMVSDRSGNLWLATLAGLYQFSLTGKHFTPFLLNPKQTKSRTANQSKYLCIDQCGTIWINYYESGLYRFDVYSKKYTKVIFSDENMNQAALRMNSIICDSKNNIWIASSFNGLIYRDSKLNVWKHYQHDVFNSKSLAENKLISLYEDRSGMIWVGTASKGVDRIPEVRENFMNFMLQPGKLHSLCENDISCFHEDKNHNLWMGSKSGLMFYNRALNTFKCYKHDIKNSNSLTDNCIYSIDIDSMDNLWIATENGLNYFEPDLNRWTRYPYQEENVNGIASRLVLDVRIRKNGEVWLATAELVCRFVPKSGTFENRHNTPAIENLHHAFYATLFEDRQQSMWVSTTKSGFFKLDDQFNLISSYRKSGGFHANTVHQFEEDSSGTLWMASDMGVYYKKSGEETVRKLKSTNAVLNGDIKSIVLDEDGKFWVGTLSGLVHFTLDQNMNILSLRIFTDKDGLQSKAFNTFAGIRLASGELCFGGINGFNIFNPSTIRYNSFLPPIKFASFKLQNRDTPVADFIGNGTSLNLNYDQNDFSFEMTALNYNNPAKNQFGYQLIGYDKKINYNAGNRMGQYSNVPPGNYQLKILGSNNDGMWNAEGAILNLTIHPPYWKTIWFRIFIVLLIGLSGSVLYSQKIKTIQKQEKEKAEVEKKIAEAKSIALRAQMNPHFIFNSMNSIQHLISESAKEDAHKYLSKFSKLMRLVLENSSKTHITIASETEMLKLYLEMESLRFANKFTYHIQIGDDMDLAEAEIPSMLLHPFVENAVIHGLLNKLEPGHLNISINRQSGQLICIIEDNGIGRAAAGEIKKRKVNAHHSLGLQVTEDRIKMMETITNKKAQIKIEDLKNEDGIPAGTRVVIEMPVEFMS, encoded by the coding sequence ATGAGTTTTGCTTCACTTATTTTAGACTTGCGCACTTTAATTATCGGCTTTTATGGGCTTTTTATAATCCCTGTTCAACTTTTGTCGCAAGTCGACAATGCGAGTTTTCAACATTTGAATATTGAAAATGGGCTTTCCAACAATACAATTAATAGTATCGTTCAGGATGATGAAGGATACATTTGGATTGCAACCAACGATGGTTTAAACAAGTTCAATGGATATACATCAAAGTTATTTTATCCCAATAAGCTTGATTCCAACAACATCGTAAATACCAGTCTAGGATGCTCATTTAAAGATTCCAAAGGGAGGTTATGGTTTGGGGCAAATGGTTTGATTCTTTGTGATCCTGTTAATGAAAGTTTCACCACATACAAATATATTGCTGGGAATACCAGAAGCATTCCCAGTAATGATGTCTTTTGTATCATTGAAGATGAGCATTTAAATATTTGGGTAGGAACGCGCAGTGGATTGGTGAGGTTTGACGAGGTCCAACATGATTTTACCAGATTTTACAATGATACCATTGGTAATACATATGAAATTTATAGCAGGAATAGAATTATTGATATGGTTTCCGATCGCAGTGGAAATTTGTGGTTGGCCACACTTGCCGGCTTATATCAATTCTCGCTGACAGGTAAACATTTTACACCTTTCCTTTTGAATCCGAAGCAAACTAAATCGCGCACTGCAAATCAAAGTAAGTACTTATGTATTGACCAATGTGGCACGATCTGGATCAATTATTATGAAAGTGGACTGTACCGCTTTGATGTGTATTCTAAAAAATATACAAAGGTCATTTTCTCTGATGAAAATATGAACCAGGCTGCGCTCAGAATGAATTCGATCATCTGCGATTCCAAAAATAATATTTGGATCGCGAGCTCTTTTAACGGATTAATTTATCGCGATTCAAAGCTAAATGTTTGGAAACATTATCAGCATGATGTTTTCAATTCTAAAAGCCTAGCAGAAAATAAATTGATCAGTTTATATGAAGATCGGTCTGGAATGATATGGGTCGGGACCGCAAGTAAGGGTGTTGATCGAATTCCTGAAGTGCGTGAGAATTTTATGAATTTCATGCTTCAACCGGGTAAACTTCATTCTCTTTGTGAAAATGATATAAGTTGTTTTCATGAGGATAAAAACCATAATTTATGGATGGGTAGCAAAAGCGGACTCATGTTTTATAACAGAGCGCTCAACACATTCAAATGTTACAAGCACGATATTAAAAATTCCAATTCCCTTACTGATAATTGTATTTACAGTATTGACATAGATTCGATGGATAACCTTTGGATTGCAACTGAGAATGGCCTTAACTATTTTGAGCCTGATCTGAATCGATGGACCCGGTATCCATACCAGGAGGAAAACGTGAATGGAATTGCAAGCAGACTGGTGTTAGATGTGAGAATCAGAAAGAATGGTGAAGTGTGGTTGGCTACCGCTGAATTAGTTTGCCGTTTTGTGCCGAAGTCAGGAACATTCGAAAACAGGCATAATACTCCGGCTATTGAAAATTTACACCATGCTTTTTATGCAACTCTTTTTGAAGACCGTCAACAATCAATGTGGGTATCTACAACCAAATCTGGATTTTTTAAGTTAGATGATCAGTTTAATCTGATAAGTTCTTATAGAAAATCAGGAGGTTTTCATGCGAATACGGTGCACCAATTTGAAGAGGATTCTTCCGGTACATTGTGGATGGCATCTGATATGGGTGTTTATTACAAAAAAAGCGGAGAAGAAACAGTACGGAAATTGAAAAGTACAAATGCTGTTTTAAACGGCGATATAAAATCGATCGTCTTAGATGAAGATGGTAAGTTTTGGGTCGGCACCTTATCGGGTTTAGTGCATTTTACTTTGGATCAAAACATGAATATTCTAAGCTTAAGAATTTTCACTGATAAAGATGGATTGCAAAGTAAGGCGTTTAATACATTCGCTGGAATCCGTTTGGCTTCAGGCGAACTCTGTTTTGGGGGGATCAATGGTTTTAATATTTTTAATCCTTCCACTATTAGATACAATTCATTTTTACCGCCAATTAAATTTGCCAGTTTTAAATTGCAAAATCGGGATACTCCAGTGGCGGATTTTATCGGAAATGGAACAAGCCTCAATCTGAATTATGATCAGAATGATTTTTCCTTTGAGATGACAGCGCTGAATTATAATAATCCTGCTAAAAATCAATTTGGCTATCAGCTTATTGGATATGATAAGAAGATCAACTATAACGCCGGGAATAGAATGGGTCAATATTCAAATGTTCCTCCCGGAAATTATCAGCTGAAAATCCTGGGATCCAATAATGATGGGATGTGGAATGCAGAAGGAGCCATATTAAATTTAACAATCCATCCACCTTATTGGAAGACCATTTGGTTCAGAATATTCATTGTTTTACTGATAGGATTGTCTGGATCGGTACTATATTCTCAAAAAATAAAAACAATTCAAAAACAAGAAAAAGAAAAAGCAGAAGTTGAGAAAAAAATTGCAGAGGCAAAATCTATAGCCTTGAGAGCTCAGATGAATCCCCATTTTATTTTCAATTCTATGAATTCCATTCAGCATCTGATCTCTGAATCTGCCAAAGAAGACGCGCATAAGTATTTATCCAAGTTTTCAAAATTGATGCGCTTGGTACTTGAAAATTCCAGTAAAACACATATTACAATAGCATCGGAAACGGAAATGTTGAAATTATATCTTGAAATGGAGTCATTGCGTTTTGCCAATAAATTCACTTATCATATTCAGATTGGAGATGATATGGACTTAGCTGAAGCAGAGATTCCTTCAATGTTGTTGCATCCATTTGTCGAAAACGCAGTGATTCATGGTTTACTCAATAAGTTGGAACCGGGGCATCTCAACATTTCTATCAACCGGCAATCTGGTCAACTCATCTGTATCATTGAAGACAATGGAATTGGCCGTGCTGCCGCCGGAGAAATTAAAAAAAGGAAAGTGAACGCGCACCATTCGCTGGGCTTACAGGTAACCGAAGATAGGATCAAAATGATGGAGACAATCACAAATAAAAAAGCGCAAATTAAAATTGAGGATTTGAAAAATGAAGATGGAATTCCTGCGGGAACGCGGGTCGTTATTGAAATGCCTGTTGAATTCATGTCATGA